The Opisthocomus hoazin isolate bOpiHoa1 chromosome 2, bOpiHoa1.hap1, whole genome shotgun sequence genomic interval agTTTCACATGCAACTGGTGGGAGCGCAGAGGTGCAGCATCTTAAAACCAGGCTTTGGTTCCTCCATCATTCACCTCCCAACTCCAGCCGCAGTTACCACACACAAAGGTGTGGCTTTGCCTACACGGGTCACAAGTTTCAAAATTAAGAGGTCAGAAATCTTGGACTAAACGGCACAGTCACAGCATGCCCATCTGGAAAATGGGCAAAAAGCCTACGCATTTTCTTCCCGGGGGACCTCGCGAGCGACCATTTGACCACTGTTAAATACGTCTGTCGCTTTCAGTGCATCAGGGAGTCTTTTGTTATTCTTCCTTTACTAAACTGTCAGACCGTCCTGGGACGGGAAGGGACTGCAGGAAAAGGAAACACGAGGAAAGGAGATGACTGATGGCAGGAGATGAATGCGGCAGCGAAATGCACTGGCCATTTGTTTCACCTGCCACAATGCCAGTACAACGGCAACAACCAAACACTAGCAGCCTTGACAGCAGAGCACTTGCAGCTCTTAGACCCATGTGCTTAGAACAGAGGCAGTGGAGGAATGGAGGAAAACTTAATTATTTACTTCTTCAGTCCTGGTCACGACTCAAGGTCAAACTCCTTAACTGTCTTCTCAGATGTAACAGCTAATCAAAGGTGTCCTTTAAACAATAATGGGCAAGGGATCTGACCAACAGTGAAGGGTTGGATTCTTTAACCACTTCCTGCTGGTTTCTGCTTTTCTAAAAAGTGATTGTGatttggcagaggaaggaaaaggagaaataagGAGGAAATGAAAAGGAGCGAGGGGATTGATTGGTCTTTATTTTAGTGATTTCCCTAGTGGTAAATGGTGAGGGTGTACTGTAACTTTAACCGAACACCATCAGTTTAGTAATACATTGTCAACTTactaattaaacaaaacaaatttctgcCCAGCTTGGCAATTATTTTCTGTGCCTGTGGCAAGGAGACTCTGGTGCAAGAGAAGGGCAGTTGGAGGGGGAAGGGCTCTCTCTTCACCAGGCAGGAGGCCAGCAGTGAAATCCTCCACAGGTGTGTCCACCACAACTCCCACTTTACATGAAGacaggagagaaaacaggaaTTTACCCATGCACGTCCCAGGCACTCAGCCATTACAGAGACAGATACCTTAAATATGAAGAGGTGATATTTACAGCTGATTAGAAACACCTAATTAACATAGAACCACAGTTTTTAAAATCTCAGATATGTACGGGCCCTcaactgaatcatagaatcataaaggttggaaaagacctctcagatcatgaagtccaaccatcaccccaacaccatggtgcctgctaaaccacgtcccgaagtgccacatccacacgttttttttaacccctccaggggtggtggggactccaccacttccctgggcagcctgttccaatgcctgaccactcttgcagtgaagaaattattcctaaatagaaacatagaatcattaagtttggaaaagacctctgagatcatcaagtccagccgtcaaccgtGGGAAAACTATTCGGCACACAGCCCTTGGcactgacagaatcacagaatcacagaatgtttggggttggaagggacctctgtgggtcatctagtccaaacccctgctgaagcagggtcacccagagcaggctgcacaggaatgaGTCCAggaggggtttgaatatctccagagaaggagactctacagcccctctgggcagcctggtccagtgctccatcaccctcagagggaagaagttcttcctcgtgttcagatggaacttcctctgcttcagtttgtgcccattgccccttgtcctgtcgctgggcaccactggaaagagtctggccccatcctcctgacacccacccttcagatatttataagcatgtattaggtcccctctcagccttctcttctccaggctgaacaagcccagctccctcagcctctcctcataggagagatgctccagtcccctcaccatcctcgtagccctccgctggactctctccagtagctcctcatctttcttgcactggggagcccagaactggacacagtgctccagatgggccCTCACTAGAGCagcgtagagggggaggagaaactccctcgacctgctgacctcCATGTTTCTCTCGGGGTGGGCAGAGGCTGCCGAGAAGCAGAAGACAAGTTTCAGCGCCCGTCCCTGCCTCAGCAGCACCCCCCCCTCAGAGCTCCGGGCCCGGCtcggactacagctcccagggAGCCCCGCGAGGGCGGGTCCCGACGGAGACCCGGCGGGGCATGGCGGCCGAGGGGCTGTTCgctctggagctgctggtggaGGCGGTGCGGCTggcggcgccgggccccgcgctgcgCCCGGCCGTGGCTCTGCGCCTGCTGGACTTCCccacgctgctgctggggcccgctgccgccgccgcgccggccccgccgccgggccgggccttcCCCTTCGGCCGCGGCAAGCGGTGCCTCTTCCGCTGGCGCCGGGCTTCGCTCTgcgccgcgctccgccgccgcccgctccgcgcCCTGCTCCTGGCGCTGCCCGCCGGGCTGGCCCCGGGGCCCCCCCGCCTGCTCGGCAGCTGCGCCGTCTCcctggcccccgccgccgccgagctgcTCCGGCGGCCCGGGGCCCCCGCCTCCTGCGGCCGCCGCGGCTGCTTCCCGCTGCGGGACTCGGCGGGCCGCCCCGTCGGGGAGCTGCTCCTGCGCTACCGCCTCAGCAGCCTGGAGGAGGCCGGCGAggagccgagccccgccgccgacCCCACGCCGCCTGCCACCTCCCCGGAGCCCGGGGGTGAGGAGGacgagaaggaggaagaggaggaggaggaagaggagctggaggGCAACATCTTTTGCCCTCCCGTGCTCTATTACAGCCGCGACCCTcatcctccgccgccgccggcagcagcagagcccgcggggaGATGGCAGCACGTCGAGGCCTGGAGACCGCAGGAGCGGGAGCGGGACCGCGGCCCCCCACGCCCCGGGCCGGGGCCCTCGCTGCTGCGCCCCGCCAGCCCTCCGCAGCTCCCCGACGCCCTGGGGCAGCTGCCGCTGCTCAGCGCCTTGCTGGCGGAGCTGGCGGTGCTGACCCGCGGCGCGGCGCCCGCTGCTCGGCACCCCGCTCCGGCCTGGCACCGTCGGGGCTCGGGAAGCGGTGGCGTGGCCtcgccgccccccagccccagccgctcCTCAAAGCCTGTGGAGGGGCCCAGTGGGATCCACGGAGCTGCCAGCCCTCGATTCAAGCGAGGCCAGCAAGAGGCCACTTCACCAGGGTCTTCTCGGGCTGGGAGAGGACCTCGGAGAGCTGTACCGGAGGGTGAGACAGGCTCCGAGAGGAACGGCAAAACTAAGGAAAACCGACCTCCAAGAAGGAAACTGTTGTACGGGCTGACAAATACACTGAGGCTACGGCTGCAGCAGACCAACCCTGAGAAGCTGGTAATTCTTGAAAGGAGAGAGCAGTACCGCAAAAAGCAAATGGAGGTGCTGAAGGAGAGAAGCCCTTTATCCAGAAGAAAGCTGCTCAGAAGTGCCGGAGAACAGGGTGTGGTTTCGTACAGGCACCATAGCAAGGGAGACAGTTCAAAGCAGAATAATGGGCTTGATAAAACAGTGGAGACTTCATTACAAAACAGCGCTCTCGCAGAGTgcgtttccatggcgggagatgtgTCCCCTGACCTGCAGAAACGGGCGGTTGAAAGTCTATTGAAGAACGATGAAAGTGTACACAAGGAACGCCCGTGCAAAGTCACTACAGCCCCCTTAGTGGATGAACCTGTATTAAAATCTGCTCTCAAGGAACAGTATGCGAAAGCCCCGCTCCCAGCAGCTTTCCTATCAGATGCAAAGGGAAGTAATGTAGAAGAAATACACTTAATCCGTCGTAAAACCACAGAGCACGATGATGCGTCTGTTGTAAGCGACCGTAAACCAAGCCCCAGCAAGAGTGCTGAAAACAACTCTGAATTCATCTACTCAGATGACTTTGTTGCTAGTCCTGAGAACACCATTTACTCAGAAGatttcaccagtgctgagtgtaCGGGCAGAGACTCGGAAGCTCTTGACAGCAGTCCTGAGCCTTTGTGGCTTGAAAGCCCGAAGCGAGGTTATTCAGATACAGACTCGGAATCCAGCAGGTCCAGAATTTCAAAGACAAGTCAAAGAGCTGAATGTACTTCAGGTCTTCTGCCAGTTCCTTCCGTTTCATCTCCAGTCCAGTCTTCGAAGAGAAACCGTGACTTAAAAACCAGCAAGCAAACCAGCAGTGAATCTGTCGATTCACTTAACGATGCGTCCATTCGAGCAAGGTTATTAGATGAAGAGCAGGAAGTCCAACAGATCAGTAAAGGAGAGAACAGGGGTGATTGGCATATTAAGCAAGTATCTACACTGAGAAGCAAACAAGTCGGCTCGGATACTGATCTGAGTATAGGGAAGGGGCAGACGCCTGCAGGGAAAAGCCAGTCGGTAACTCAAGTTAGCTCTTACCTGCCATCTGACATGCCTGATCTTGAACTTGGTGCCCTGGAAAACAGTATGTCAGACAAAGCAGATGATTTTCTAGGTGAACTACATGTTCTTAATCAATACAAGGATATCAGTGAACTTGTAATAAAAAAGCTTCCAGGATACACAGTGTAATTACAAGTTTTCACTGTCTGGACTAAGATATGGTATTTAAGTTTTGTAAGGCCTGTTCCATTTAGCTGCAATATACAAGTTAATTTAAGACTTTATTGTGTACGTTTAATACATTGTTGAATTAAgaggtttttaaaataaactactaTTTGAATCTGTAATGAATGGCTCTTAAGTGGTACCTACAGCGTGACTTCAGTGTCCGTACCTTAATACAAAAGTAATCCAAACAGCACAAGAAACATAAATGATTGTCGAAAGTAGAAACGACAGAAGCAGCAAATGTCAGTACCCACAAAACTTATCCAGGCAGAAGTCGTAACATACCACAGAAACAGCCAAGGGCAAAATAACGTTCCTAACTGAACATGAAGTTTTTATCCCTCGTGAAAATAGTTCCATACTTCGTTTTCATTACAAATAGTTACTTAAAATGTATCGTCGCGGGCAGTAACAGCACAGACTTTTACCAGCTAATCTATATGACATTGTATTTGGTTCACTGTTCTATCACCAAATACAGTGACCAGAACTAGAGGAGCCCTTTTAGAGTTTCATAGGTTGAAGTTTCTCATTTATCTCAGATGTTCACTATTTATTATAAAATAGTTTAAGAATTATCGGTGACAGTAAATCTATATAACCTGGGAGAGCTTTGAGAGGTTGATAGAAGTTACTTGACCTTGAAGACTAAGGGTGTGCAAAGAGCAGGGAAGAGGGCAGTAAATTTTCAACGCTTCGCCACTCCCTGATTGCATTCCCTGACACTGGGGAAAgggggggcagcacccacagTCTGGAAACTCGGAACAAATGAGCATATTACATCATGATTTAAAGATTTGAGATAATGAAGAATTTGCCATGTCCCCTTTTCTGTTCCGTTGGTTGAACTGCCACCTGCCACATCCCCTTTTCTGTTATGATGGTTGAACTACCATGTGATGGTCGCTTTTgatttctggtttggttttcatGACTTCCAGTTTGATCACTGAGCTGATTTTGTTTAACTACCGAGCGTTTTTTAGTGTCCGTATCCCTGTTACAAATTTCAGAGACATTCTTGGAGTTGCATCTGAAGTTAACTCAGAATTCCTGCCCTGGATTTTAGGTCTCTCTTGTCTCCCCTTTCCACTCTGAGTACTTCACCTCCTTTGCCAGCTTTACATTCCTAACTGTCTCATCATTTAGGACATGCATCCTCAAGGTTAAACGACGGACTTACCAACTCTTTTCCTTACATTCTGACTTCTTTACACAGCTTTTTCATTTCTCGATGTAGTTCTCCATGTACTTACTGCAAGAGCCTGTGTTCATGCTTGAACATCTTGGagggattttttgtttattttgtaggAATGACAGTACCTCTCCTATTTAAAGTACTAACATCTGTGAGGATTATTGAAGTATCTGGTGTTGACTTCTGAGACCACCACTAATATTTTTAACCTAAAGGTAAGCAGCTGAAATTACCCATATGTCAAAGGAATCTCTGGCCAGAGCAATTTTGAAGTGTTATTTAGGGTGCCTCTGTTTCATCAGCTCCAATTCCAGACCAAAATatgttttttgtctttcttctccTAATGCCATGAACTTCTTTCTTTGATACACGTGGATTCAGGCTGTCATTTATACATGGCAGGAATTCTGATTTTACTGATGGAATAAGATCTTGCAGTCCTCATGGGCAAAACTACCATTAAAGTGCAATGCTGCCCAACCATTTTTACTGTGCGGCTATTTAAAAGAGTTGCTAACACTAAGAGTCCACGATTTGAAGATCATTACTTAagaaaagtttcttttaaaaataatttttaaaatttattttaggaCAAATTTCCAGTCCTTTTTCTATCCCCGATCCCATCTTCACTTTTCAATTTCCAAAAGCAAGTATGGTAGGAACATTTTGTGTTGTTGTTCAAATAATGAAACAAATATCTTTCCAGCTAATTTTATTTGGGATAATATTTCTAATGTTTATTATGTAATGGCATTTATAATTTTATCAGGAGAatgatgaaaatgaaagaaaatgcataCTAGAAAGACAGTAGGAGACATTACACAAGAACAGAATGTCAGCATGAAGCTTACatgttttagtttggttttgtctttttctgtcttttaggtCTTTTCTACCTATAGACTCAAGGTAGTTGTTATTGCATGGAGAGGTTAACAGATAGTTTCTACCCTCTGGGATAACAATCTTTTTCAGATATTGTCTACGTTGTTGTGAGAGTAAATGAAATTTTACTTAATATTCAAACAGCAACTCTCAGTCAACAAAAATGGGAAGGACCTTCGTGTCACTGATTCATCACCGAAAACTCATAAACCAATATATTGGCAAGAAGTACCTGCTGATGACAAGAAGATTCTGTATGTCAACCCAACAGAGCAAAACAGAGATATTTATTATCGGTATAAAATATGGGTGAAAAAAAGGCATCAACAAGTTCCCTTTTGTACAAATCCTATAATAATCTGCACTCAACTTCATTATCTTAGCTAGCAAATTCTGTCATTATAACTTGCATCCTGTACCCCTGTGGTAAGTTGTTAACGTCAGAGGTTTAATAAGAGCTTTCTCTAACGGAAGTATTACACCAATTTTTGACAAAGACATCATTTCTAAATTGTAAGGGCTAAATTGCATGGATTATATTTGTGAAGGGGACATGGCAGTATGCTGGGAAAAGCAAATAACAGCAGCATATCCCCCGCAGTGCTTGCACAGCCTTCCCAAAGGTAGCACAGATACTTCAGAGTCCATGCCTGTTTTTCAGATACCCCATAAGCACCCCAAGAAGTAGAACCGTAGTGGTAGAGCTGGGTTGTCCAAGTGAAGGAGCAGAAGTGTCAGTGCTCTCTCTGGTAGCTCTGCAGTACTCTTCTGATTTCGTCCTAAGAAAGCCAATGCATTGGAAGACTACTTTCCTGGAAAACAGCTCAACTAAAACTGTTCCCTAGGGACGGCTTCACAGACTAGACAAAGAGAAGACAGATGAAAAATCAAATCTTGTCTCACTACACGTGAAAACCCTGATTTGAAAACTCAGCTTTTTGAGCAGGAATAGCAAATTTTTCCACATGCATTCAGTCCACGGTTCTTTATCAGAGTTCCTGGAAAGATTATTAATTAGTACTCCTTACACTGTGGGCCTTTATCCACTGGGAGACTGAGGTAAAACCAAAACGGTTTCTAACAGTCCCCCAGCCATCTGCTTGTGAGAGCTTTCTGTTGTCACCGAAGGGTGAGCAATCCCCCTGAACACGCGGTCTCTGTTACAGATTTGTTACGCGTTTGACAGAGCCAAGGGCTAGTCACAATGCAAGGCGTCACAAACccaaaatatttactgaaagctCCCTATTTCCTCATTTCCTACAGCCCTCGGAGATTTCATGTAGAACTGTATTTTGACTGAATTTGCTGTAGTTTTCGTTTTGGTCTCTGAGTTATTAACTCTAAAAATTTCCTTGCTCCACACTATTAAGCAGTAAACTATAGTTACTTGAAATTCAAGTTTCACATTGTTAGTTACACTTTAAACTTTACTACAGTGAAATTAAAATGTGAGAAGTAATTAACTAAGTTTAGTACAGAACCTCACTAAACAAAGCCATCTAGTTTCTTACTTTTGACTTTTTGATTTAGCCACTGATCTTTGCTTTAGTCTGTATGATATTCTAGAAATAAGGTAGATGGGTGTTTAAAACCATAATTTTCTTGCTTAAGATAAGGGTGGTTAAATCAGCTCAAATAAAATTGAACTTAGTGTTTCACCACAAGTCCCAAACTGAGAAATAGACCCTAAACCAAGTTTGCTATGACTGTCTTTTAAAGTTATTTCAGCATactgtttattaaaataaatttagataGCCAGCACTGTATAACTGACGGTGCGATGGGATGACCAGGATACCAAATACTGACAGTTTGGGTGATTTTACCTCTTCTACTGTGACATTTTCCTGCTGTTAGGTAGTTCTGATCAGTGGCTGGGAACATTTTTAAGAAGTCCCAGCCAGGCATGTTTTCTCCACTTTATTTTTCATTCGTCAGCTCTCAGCACTCTGATTTGTGATTTCTCTGATGATAGTTCCTACCACCTATTTTACAATTTGTAATCCCTTCATCATTTTGGAAGCCCTTTTCCTGA includes:
- the MAP10 gene encoding microtubule-associated protein 10; amino-acid sequence: MAAEGLFALELLVEAVRLAAPGPALRPAVALRLLDFPTLLLGPAAAAAPAPPPGRAFPFGRGKRCLFRWRRASLCAALRRRPLRALLLALPAGLAPGPPRLLGSCAVSLAPAAAELLRRPGAPASCGRRGCFPLRDSAGRPVGELLLRYRLSSLEEAGEEPSPAADPTPPATSPEPGGEEDEKEEEEEEEEELEGNIFCPPVLYYSRDPHPPPPPAAAEPAGRWQHVEAWRPQERERDRGPPRPGPGPSLLRPASPPQLPDALGQLPLLSALLAELAVLTRGAAPAARHPAPAWHRRGSGSGGVASPPPSPSRSSKPVEGPSGIHGAASPRFKRGQQEATSPGSSRAGRGPRRAVPEGETGSERNGKTKENRPPRRKLLYGLTNTLRLRLQQTNPEKLVILERREQYRKKQMEVLKERSPLSRRKLLRSAGEQGVVSYRHHSKGDSSKQNNGLDKTVETSLQNSALAECVSMAGDVSPDLQKRAVESLLKNDESVHKERPCKVTTAPLVDEPVLKSALKEQYAKAPLPAAFLSDAKGSNVEEIHLIRRKTTEHDDASVVSDRKPSPSKSAENNSEFIYSDDFVASPENTIYSEDFTSAECTGRDSEALDSSPEPLWLESPKRGYSDTDSESSRSRISKTSQRAECTSGLLPVPSVSSPVQSSKRNRDLKTSKQTSSESVDSLNDASIRARLLDEEQEVQQISKGENRGDWHIKQVSTLRSKQVGSDTDLSIGKGQTPAGKSQSVTQVSSYLPSDMPDLELGALENSMSDKADDFLGELHVLNQYKDISELVIKKLPGYTV